From the genome of Sylvia atricapilla isolate bSylAtr1 chromosome 26, bSylAtr1.pri, whole genome shotgun sequence, one region includes:
- the TPM4 gene encoding tropomyosin alpha-4 chain isoform X4, whose translation MAAPSSLEAVKRKIQCLQQQADEAEDRAQVLQRELDLERDLREKAEGEVAALNRRIQLVEEELDRAQERLATALQKLEEAEKAADESERGMKVIENRAMKDEEKMEIQEMQLKEAKHIAEEADRKYEEVARKLVILEGELERAEERAEVSEVKCSDLEEELKNVTNNLKSLEAQSEKYSEKEDKYEEEIKILSDKLKEAETRAEFAERTVAKLEKSIDDLEEKLAQAKEENLGLHQTLDQTLNELNCI comes from the exons ATGGCCGCGCCGAGCTCCCTGGAAGCCGTCAAGAGGAAGATCCAGTGCCTGCAGCAACAGGCGGATGAGGCGGAGGATCGCGCCCAGGTCCTCCAGCGGGAGCTGGACCTGGAACGGGACCTGCGGGAGAAA GCTGAAGGTGAGGTGGCAGCTCTGAACAGACGCATCCAGCTCGTGGAAGAGGAGTTGGATCGTGCCCAGGAACGACtggccacagccctgcagaaactggaggaggctgagaaagcagcagatgaGAGCGAGAG AGGAATGAAGGTTATTGAGAACAGAGCAAtgaaagatgaagagaaaatggaaattcaggAAATGCAGTTGAAGGAGGCCAAGCACATTGCTGAAGAAGCCGACCGCAAGTATGAGGAG GTTGCCCGTAAACTGGTTATTTTGGAGGGTGAACTGGAAAGAGCTGAGGAGCGTGCAGAGGTGTCTGAAGT GAAATGTAGTGACCTCGAAGAGGAGTTAAAGAACGTCACAAACAATCTGAAATCTCTGGAAGCTCAATCTGAAAAG TactcagaaaaagaagataaatatgaagaagaaatcaagatTCTCTCTGACAAGCTGAAAGAA GCTGAAACTCGTGCAGAATTTGCAGAGAGGACTGTTGCCAAACTGGAAAAATCTATTGATGACCTGGAAG AAAAACTTGCTCAAGCCAAAGAGGAGAACTTGGGCTTGCACCAGACACTGGACCAGACGCTAAATGAACTGAACTGTATATGA
- the TPM4 gene encoding tropomyosin alpha-4 chain isoform X3, producing the protein MAAPSSLEAVKRKIQCLQQQADEAEDRAQVLQRELDLERDLREKAEGEVAALNRRIQLVEEELDRAQERLATALQKLEEAEKAADESERGMKVIENRAMKDEEKMEIQEMQLKEAKHIAEEADRKYEEVARKLVILEGELERAEERAEVSEVKCSDLEEELKNVTNNLKSLEAQSEKYSEKEDKYEEEIKILSDKLKEAETRAEFAERTVAKLEKSIDDLEDELYAQKLKYKAISEELDHALNDMTSL; encoded by the exons ATGGCCGCGCCGAGCTCCCTGGAAGCCGTCAAGAGGAAGATCCAGTGCCTGCAGCAACAGGCGGATGAGGCGGAGGATCGCGCCCAGGTCCTCCAGCGGGAGCTGGACCTGGAACGGGACCTGCGGGAGAAA GCTGAAGGTGAGGTGGCAGCTCTGAACAGACGCATCCAGCTCGTGGAAGAGGAGTTGGATCGTGCCCAGGAACGACtggccacagccctgcagaaactggaggaggctgagaaagcagcagatgaGAGCGAGAG AGGAATGAAGGTTATTGAGAACAGAGCAAtgaaagatgaagagaaaatggaaattcaggAAATGCAGTTGAAGGAGGCCAAGCACATTGCTGAAGAAGCCGACCGCAAGTATGAGGAG GTTGCCCGTAAACTGGTTATTTTGGAGGGTGAACTGGAAAGAGCTGAGGAGCGTGCAGAGGTGTCTGAAGT GAAATGTAGTGACCTCGAAGAGGAGTTAAAGAACGTCACAAACAATCTGAAATCTCTGGAAGCTCAATCTGAAAAG TactcagaaaaagaagataaatatgaagaagaaatcaagatTCTCTCTGACAAGCTGAAAGAA GCTGAAACTCGTGCAGAATTTGCAGAGAGGACTGTTGCCAAACTGGAAAAATCTATTGATGACCTGGAAG ATGAGCTCTACGCTCAGAAGCTGAAGTACAAAGCCATCAGTGAGGAGCTCGACCATGCCCTCAACGATATGACTTCTTTGTGA
- the RAB8A gene encoding ras-related protein Rab-8A isoform X2 has translation MSEWRTGPVPTNMAKTYDYLFKLLLIGDSGVGKTCALFRFSEDAFNATFISTIGIDFKIRTIELDGKRIKLQIWDTAGQERFRTITTAYYRGAMGIMLVYDITNEKSFENIRNWVRNIEEHASPDVEKMILGNKCDANDKRQVSREQGEQLAASFGIKFMETSAKANINIENAFFTLARDIKAKMDKKLLN, from the exons ATGAGCGAGTGGCGGACGGGGCCGGTGCCCACCAACATGGCGAAGACCTACGACTACCTGTTCAAGCTGCTGCTGATCGGCGACTCGGGCGTGGGCAAGACCTGTGCCCTGTTCCGCTTCTCGGAGGACGCCTTCAACGCCACCTTCATCTCCACCATCG GTATCGATTTTAAAATTAGAACGATAGAGCTCGATGGCAAGAGAATCAAGCTGCAGATCTG GGACACAGCCGGGCAGGAGCGATTCCGGACCATCACAACCGCCTACTACAGAGGAGCCATG GGCATTATGTTAGTGTATGACATCACCAATGAAaagtcttttgaaaatattcGGAACTGGGTGAGGAATATTGAAGAg CACGCCTCTCCAGATGTTGAAAAAATGATCCTGGGGAACAAATGTGATGCAAATGACAAAAGACAAGTCTCTAGAGAGCAAGGGGAGCAG CTTGCTGCAAGTTTCGGGATTAAATTCATGGAGACCAGTGCAAAAGCAAATATAAACATAGAGAAT GCATTTTTCACTCTTGCAAGAGATATCAAAGCAAAAATGGACAAGAAGTTG CTTAACTAA
- the RAB8A gene encoding ras-related protein Rab-8A isoform X1, whose product MSEWRTGPVPTNMAKTYDYLFKLLLIGDSGVGKTCALFRFSEDAFNATFISTIGIDFKIRTIELDGKRIKLQIWDTAGQERFRTITTAYYRGAMGIMLVYDITNEKSFENIRNWVRNIEEHASPDVEKMILGNKCDANDKRQVSREQGEQLAASFGIKFMETSAKANINIENAFFTLARDIKAKMDKKLEGNSPQGSNQGVKITQDQQKKSSFFRCVLL is encoded by the exons ATGAGCGAGTGGCGGACGGGGCCGGTGCCCACCAACATGGCGAAGACCTACGACTACCTGTTCAAGCTGCTGCTGATCGGCGACTCGGGCGTGGGCAAGACCTGTGCCCTGTTCCGCTTCTCGGAGGACGCCTTCAACGCCACCTTCATCTCCACCATCG GTATCGATTTTAAAATTAGAACGATAGAGCTCGATGGCAAGAGAATCAAGCTGCAGATCTG GGACACAGCCGGGCAGGAGCGATTCCGGACCATCACAACCGCCTACTACAGAGGAGCCATG GGCATTATGTTAGTGTATGACATCACCAATGAAaagtcttttgaaaatattcGGAACTGGGTGAGGAATATTGAAGAg CACGCCTCTCCAGATGTTGAAAAAATGATCCTGGGGAACAAATGTGATGCAAATGACAAAAGACAAGTCTCTAGAGAGCAAGGGGAGCAG CTTGCTGCAAGTTTCGGGATTAAATTCATGGAGACCAGTGCAAAAGCAAATATAAACATAGAGAAT GCATTTTTCACTCTTGCAAGAGATATCAAAGCAAAAATGGACAAGAAGTTG gAAGGCAATAGCCCTCAAGGGAGCAACCAGGGAGTCAAAATCACACAAGaccagcaaaagaaaagcagctttttccgATGTGTTCTTCTGTGA
- the CIB3 gene encoding calcium and integrin-binding family member 3 isoform X1 → MGNKQTIFTQEQLDAYQDCTFFTRKEILRLFYRYRDLAPQLVPADYLDKPAVTLPYELIGSMPELKDNPFRQRIAEVFSEHGDGNMTLDDFLDMFSVLSEMAPRDLKAYYAFKIYDFNNDDYICKSDLEKTVNKLTRNELTPEEVSLVCEKVIYEADVDNDGKLSLADFQHMIIRAPDFLSTFHIRI, encoded by the exons ATGGGCAACAAGCAAACCATTTTCACTCAAGAGCAACTGGATGCATATCAG GACTGCACATTCTtcacaaggaaagaaattttgaG GCTGTTTTACAGGTACCGAGATCTGGCCCCGCAGCTTGTTCCCGCTGACTACTTGGACAAACCAGCCGTGACACTCCCCTACGAGCTCATCGGCAGCATGCCAGAGCTCAAG GACAACCCATTCCGCCAGCGAATAGCAGAGGTGTTCTCAGAGCATGGGGACGGCAATATGACTTTAGATGACTTTTTGGACATGTTTTCTGTGCTAAGTGAAATGGCTCCTAGAGACTTGAAAGCTtattatgcttttaaaatttatg ACTTCAACAATGATGATTACATATGCAAATCAGATCTGGAGAAAACTGTTAACAAGTTAACCCGAAATGAACTGACCCCGGAAGAAGTCAGCCTTGTGTGTGAAAAGGTGATTTACGAAGCTGATGTGGACAACGATGGCAAGCTGTCCTTGGCAGACTTTCAGCATATGATCATACGAGCTCCAGATTTCCTCAG caccTTTCATATTCGAATATGA
- the CIB3 gene encoding calcium and integrin-binding family member 3 isoform X2, giving the protein MHIRLFYRYRDLAPQLVPADYLDKPAVTLPYELIGSMPELKDNPFRQRIAEVFSEHGDGNMTLDDFLDMFSVLSEMAPRDLKAYYAFKIYDFNNDDYICKSDLEKTVNKLTRNELTPEEVSLVCEKVIYEADVDNDGKLSLADFQHMIIRAPDFLSTFHIRI; this is encoded by the exons ATGCATATCAG GCTGTTTTACAGGTACCGAGATCTGGCCCCGCAGCTTGTTCCCGCTGACTACTTGGACAAACCAGCCGTGACACTCCCCTACGAGCTCATCGGCAGCATGCCAGAGCTCAAG GACAACCCATTCCGCCAGCGAATAGCAGAGGTGTTCTCAGAGCATGGGGACGGCAATATGACTTTAGATGACTTTTTGGACATGTTTTCTGTGCTAAGTGAAATGGCTCCTAGAGACTTGAAAGCTtattatgcttttaaaatttatg ACTTCAACAATGATGATTACATATGCAAATCAGATCTGGAGAAAACTGTTAACAAGTTAACCCGAAATGAACTGACCCCGGAAGAAGTCAGCCTTGTGTGTGAAAAGGTGATTTACGAAGCTGATGTGGACAACGATGGCAAGCTGTCCTTGGCAGACTTTCAGCATATGATCATACGAGCTCCAGATTTCCTCAG caccTTTCATATTCGAATATGA